From Salvia splendens isolate huo1 chromosome 3, SspV2, whole genome shotgun sequence, a single genomic window includes:
- the LOC121795842 gene encoding methionine aminopeptidase 1A-like — MCQTCSSPVPQVRTTQASPRSCFFLIKTPDQIERMRETCLIAREVLDAAARIIQPGITTDEIDVVVHEATIAAGGYPSPLNYNFFPKSCCTSVNEIICHGIPDARYAINPTKNYHIVNVDVSVYYKGVHADLNETFFVGNVDEASKRLVQHTIECLDNAIAAVKPGVRFQEIGDIISRHASMSGFSVARSYCGHGIGELFQCAPNIPHYARNKAVGVMKAGQTFTIERMIYSGVWRDRMWPDGWANVTADGKRSAQFEHTLLRAGYRYTGVEVLMARLPSSPKVLPWLSP; from the exons ATGTGCCAAACATGCTCATCTCCA GTGCCCCAAGTGCGTACAACTCAAGCTTCCCCGAGAAGCTGCTTCTTTCTG ATCAAGACTCCAGATCAAATTGAGAGAATGAGAGAAACTTGTCTG ATTGCTAGGGAAGTTTTGGATGCTGCTGCTCGGATTATACAACCTGGAATTACTACAGATGAAATTGATGTTGTGGTTCATGAAGCAACAATTGCTGCTG GAGGATATCCATCTCCATTGAACTATAATTTCTTTCCAAAGTCTTGCTGCAC GTCAGTGAATGAAATTATCTGCCATGGGATTCCTGATGCAAGGTATGCCATAAACCCAACCAAGAACTATCATAT AGTAAACGTTGATGTGAGTGTGTATTATAAAGGGGTACATG CTGACTTGAATGAAACATTCTTCGTGGGTAATGTTGATGAAGCATCTAAACGGCTGGTTCAGCATACTATTGAATGCCTGGATAATGCAATAGCAGCTG TTAAACCTGGTGTACGTTTTCAGGAAATTGGAGATATTATTAGCCGTCATGCATCTATGTCTGGATTCTCTGTG GCGAGATCTTATTGTGGTCATGGTATTGGTGAGCTCTTCCAATGTGCACCAAATATACCCCATTATGCAA GAAATAAGGCTGTTGGAGTTATGAAGGCGGGCCAGACATTTACGATTGAACGTATGATATATTCAG GTGTTTGGCGTGATCGAATGTGGCCTGATGGATGGGCCAATGTAACTGCAGATGGGAAACGTAGTGCCCAATTTGAACATACGCTTCTG CGTGCAGGTTACAGATATACAGGAGTTGAGGTTCTAATGGCGCGGCTACCCTCGTCCCCCAAAGTGCTTCCCTGGCTAAGTCCATGA
- the LOC121796939 gene encoding uncharacterized protein LOC121796939 codes for MQANNDLVHKIHDAQQEQKAAMDMLTKQLTQMAMTLNEIRGYDGKIPATVKMPDKANISKITLRSGKDYDEPLGRTEEEDEKEDSEDTPFKEAREPFPQFAEPQPLDPETEELIEEVKKHERDDPDEGMSNAVKCLKPYPISWRFLDFIAGKSKADGKIVIGESVSVVIQKKRLPPKRTDPGMFTLPIIIGDVKIEHAMCDLGASINVMPFSVYKRLTGVSLVHTKVVIQLAHRSCISPEGVLENVIVRVHDFLYSADFHVIRMNDYEAV; via the exons ATGCAAGCCAATAATGACTTGGTACATAAGATACATGATGCCCAGCAAGAGCAGAAAGCGGCTATGGATATGCTGACTAAACAACTAACCCAGATGGCCATGACGTTGAATGAAATACGTGGATATGATGGTAAGATCCCTGCGACTGTCAAGATGCCGGACAAGGCTAACATTAGCAAAATCACTCTGAGGTCGGGTAAAGATTATGACGAGCCTTTGGGCAGAACAGAGGAGGAAGATGAAAAAGAGGACAGTGAGGATACACCCTTCAAGGAGGCAAGAGAGCCATTTCCTCAGTTTGCCGAACCACAACCTCTTGACCCAGAAACAGAGGAGTTGATCGAGGAAGTTAAGAAACATGAGAGGGATGACCCGGATGAGGGAATGAGTAATGCAGTCAAGTGCCTGAAACCTTACCCGATTTCATGGAGATTTTTG GACTTCATAGCTGGAAAATCTAAGGCCGATGGGAAGATAGTGATCGGGGAAAGTGTGTCTGTTGTAATCCAGAAGAAGAGACTTCCTCCAAAAAGGACTGATCCTGGGATGTTTACTCTACCCATCATTATAGGTGATgttaaaattgagcatgctatgtgtgacctaGGAGCGTCTATTAATGTGATGCCTTTCTCGGTTTATAAGAGATTGACTGGAGTCAGTTTGGTACATACAAAGGTGGTTATCCAGCTTGCGCACAGATCATGCATTAGTCCTGAAGGAGTACTGGAAAATGTGATTGTGAGGGTGCATGACTTCCTATACTCTGCAGATTTTCACGTGATCCGTATGAATGATTATGAAGCCGTATGA